The genome window AGAGTTACGAACGCACCTACGAGTAAAGACCAACTTCGAAGAATGGCAGACCATATCCAAAAAACAGGAAGTGTTGGATCTGCGTTAGATTTTCTAAAAAATGAAAAATTACTATCTGATTCTCAAGCCCAACAATTGCAAAATGCTATTCAAAAAACAGCAAAAAAGAAGAGAAAAAAATAGAAAGGAGTTTTTTCAATGACTCCTTATCCTTGGCAAAAACCGCCTTTTTACCCTTTACCTTTCTTTCGACACAAACCTATAAGAAACACACAATATGTCAAAAAAATTGTTTTTCTTAGGCCTGATGTTTCTCCACAGGAATCTTACTATGATTTAAAAATGTGTGGTACGAGAGGGTTAAAATATTTAAAGGGGCTTCACGCCTTTATCGGAAATTTCCCTGTTAACTCGAGAACAGACTTCCGAACGCATCCTGATATTTTTTACGTTGAGGAAGACATTGAAGTCAAAATTCATGTTCCGTTCAAAGGGAAAATCCTAACAAAACCTCAAGTTATTCCTTGGGGAATTAAACGAATACATGCCGATCAAGCTTGGCCTGTTACACAAGGAAAAGGAGTTCGTGTTGCCATTCTTGATACGGGTATCGCCTTTGATCATCCGGACCTAAGACCGAATGTAAAAGGTGGAGTTAATTTACTTAGCCGTTTTCTACCACCTTATGATCACAACGGCCATGGTACACATGTAGCCGGGATTGTTGGTGCAGTCAATAACCGTATTGGCGTGGTTGGTGCAGCGCCACAAGTCGATCTTTATGCAGTAAAAGCCTTCAATAAAGATGGTACAGCAAAATTATCTGATATTATTAAAGGAATTGATTGGTGTATCAGTAACAAAATACAGATCATCAATATGAGTTTTGGCTTTAATGAACCAAGTTCTACCTTCCAAGAAACGATTCGAAGAGCACATGAAGCTGGTATTGTCATGATCGCTGCATCAGGAAATAAAGGAACTCGAGGACGTTTAGAATATCCAGCTCAATTTGCTGAAACCATCGCTGTTACATCGATCAATCAGGAGGATCAAATCTCTAAATTTAGTACGATCGGACCTAGAGTTGATTTAGCTGCTCCCGGTGAGAAAATTATTTCCACTTGGACGAATAACTCCTATCGCGAACTGAGTGGGACATCGATGGCTGTAGCCCATGTGACGGGAGTTGCAGCATTAATGTTAAGTAAATATCGCTTATCATCCGAAGAATTAAGACAGTTTTTACGCCAATCTGCCGTTCCGATCCAAGCATCTTCTTATGCCCAGGGTGCTGGTGTTGTGAATGCTTCGGTATTAGCAAGAGCAGCTGTTGAGTAATTTCAACAGCTGCTTTTTTAAAAGTATATGATGAAGCAATGGCTTTCCTTTCTAACATGAAATGGCTTGTACATAGGTTTGTATATTCCAACGCATGGAATATATAAACTCCTATTTTCTTTTATTCTTAATTAATCGCCCAATACATGCAAATATAGCAAAAGAAATCACAACAAACGCAATTAAATAGAATAGACTATCAGCAGAAATATTTGATAGAACGGCTCCACCAAGATAAGGTCCGATAATACTACCTATTCCGAAGTGAATCGTCGCAATAATATTGGCTGTTGGTAATAAAGAAATTGGGATCAAATCGGATACATACGCAAGCCCTAAAGAATATAATGAGCCAACAAGTCCACCAGCAAGAATAAAAATGGAAAACAATCCATAATTCGAATTCGTAAAAGGGACAAGCCCAAATAGGATTCCCCCAATCAATGTCACAAGAGTAAGAACTTTTTTTCTACCAAACTTATCACTAACGATACCAAGTGGAAGCTGGAAAATCAGGCTGCC of Tepidibacillus fermentans contains these proteins:
- a CDS encoding S8 family peptidase — its product is MTPYPWQKPPFYPLPFFRHKPIRNTQYVKKIVFLRPDVSPQESYYDLKMCGTRGLKYLKGLHAFIGNFPVNSRTDFRTHPDIFYVEEDIEVKIHVPFKGKILTKPQVIPWGIKRIHADQAWPVTQGKGVRVAILDTGIAFDHPDLRPNVKGGVNLLSRFLPPYDHNGHGTHVAGIVGAVNNRIGVVGAAPQVDLYAVKAFNKDGTAKLSDIIKGIDWCISNKIQIINMSFGFNEPSSTFQETIRRAHEAGIVMIAASGNKGTRGRLEYPAQFAETIAVTSINQEDQISKFSTIGPRVDLAAPGEKIISTWTNNSYRELSGTSMAVAHVTGVAALMLSKYRLSSEELRQFLRQSAVPIQASSYAQGAGVVNASVLARAAVE